The genomic stretch TCAACCGTCTGTACTCTTCATCCATTTCCATGACACAAGGCATTTGTTGCATCTGTCGGTAATACCCTTTGATTTTATCAATAAGGTCTTTCCGTACCTTTGTATCGGTTTCGGATTTCAGTTTCTTTTCCAGCTTGTTCTTACGGTCTTTAATCCGACGGTAATCCTTATCCAATCTTCTGCTTGCGCCTTTATTGAAAGATTGGGCGTATACCTCCATGTACTTGTCGAACTTGTCAAGGTAAATATTAGCCAGTATGGGACTAATGATGCCGCCTTGCGGAGTTCCACTGTACGTGTGTCTGTATTTCCAATTTTCAATATACCCAGCGTTCAGAAATTTACGGATGAGCCTTATGAACCTCCCGTCCGCTATGCGTTCTTCGAGTATGCCAATCAGAACGTTATGGTCTATGTTGTCGAAGAAGCCTTTTATGTCCCCCTCTATAAACCATTTTGTTCCGAGAAACGTATCTTGAATTTGGGTTAATGCAGTCTGGCAACTCCTACGTGGTCTGAATCCATGTGAGGTATTTTCAAAACTTCCCTCGTATATGGCTTCCAGTATCATGTGTACCACTTCCTGCACCAACTTGTCTTCAAAAGACGGGATGCCCAACGGGCGTTTCTTTCCGTTCTTCTTAGGGATATAGACCCTTTTGGCTGGGTTGGGTTTGTAACTTTCGTCTCTAAGCTTGGAGATTAGATTTTCTATTCTCTGAATACTCATTTCGTCAACTGTCTTGCCGTCTGTCCCAGCGGTCATATTGCCCTGTTTGGCATAGATTCGCTGGTAGGCGGTATAGAACATCTGTTCATTGAATAGAATACGATACAACCGTTCGAACTTATAGCCCGATACATTGCTGTGTTTCACTAAGTTGTTCAATACATTCTTTGGATTTCTCATAATGTCTCTCACATTTTCCTTTGATTATATTGATTATATAACTGCTTCCCTTCGCCATGTGCAGGGCATTACCCTGCTCGGACTACTACGGAAGCTCCGTTGCCATGCCGAATATTCAAGAACGACTTCTATAGCCTTTCGGCGTTTCGGTTTAGGCAATCCCCATTTAGCGGGTGTAATAACAAGCATGACAGACTGTCGGATGCAACGTTCGTCCGTTAATCTGCTTATTGCAGACGTGTCGCAGTCAGTTCTTTGCCCCATACAACCTAAACACTTGCTGGGGTACATGCGATATGGCGTTGGTAACTGCCTTCCGCCACAGCCCTGGTATGTGCCACTGGATTGTTGTTCAACCAGTTCAGGCTTCATCCTCATGTCCGTCTTTCTGTCTTGCCATTCAGTCGCAGCGTGGCAGTTGGCTGACTTATGGCTTCTCCGACATGCTACACTCCCCCTCGGGTTTCCCTCTGGGATAAGTCGGATGACAGTAGGTCTTATTTTCATAGAACTCTAACCTAATCTATTGCTAAATAGATATTTATTACACTGCCTTATGGGCGCACGTAGGCTCGGCACTCGGCGCCTTGCCGCATTTCTGCGGTAGGTTTCCGAGAGCCTGCCCCCGAACCGTGCTTACATGTCTCCATGTACACGGCTCTCCGTTATAATTCAACTTAGTGTTATACATTGCCATGTATTTTAGCATTACATTCTGGACAGACTGCCAATGTTTTACGGTGCATTTTGAGCATGATGCGTTCCCATTCGTTCTTGCCTGTCAAGTCTTTCAAGGCACGAACATGGTGCATCACCGTTTTGCCATGCGCTCCGCATACCTCGCACTGTTCCGCCTTTAGTCTCTCAACAAGACTTGAGGCTGGCAGAAAATTGGTGTTTGGCATTATGTCGCATTTAGCATCACATTGAGCGTCTTTTCTCTTGAAACCCTCATTATAGAACACACGGCATTTGCATTGCCCTTTTGCATCCGTGTAACTGATTACAAAGTCTTTGTCTTTCGAGTATTTCTTTTTAATCTTCCGTACACTGCTGCTTTGCTTTTTGGCGATGCTTTTGTACATACTGTATTCCATAATATAACCGAACCTTTTGCAAAGAGTAGATACATTGTTCGCTATCGAGTAATAATTGTAGAATCCTCTTATCTCCTTATTGAATTGGGCTACAATATCCTCCGGTTTGCGGTTCATCATATAACTGCGTGCCTTTGGCTTCCAATCCTCCTTGCCATTGGTTTGTATAACCCTCATGGCTTTGTAGTCAATCAACTTGTTCTTGACCACCTCTCTCGGGAGTAGAAGTACAACCTTGCGGTTGAACATTCTTTTGAGCACTCCATTCTTATCTCTCTTGGTGGCTTTGGAGTTGCGTACGGTTATTTCATATCCCAGAAATTTAGCTTTTTCTTGTGCTTGGGTTATAAGCGTTTTCTCTGCCGACAGTTCAAGTTTTAGCTTATCTTTCATGAATTGTGTGATATTCGCTTTGATTTGCCCACATTCTTCATGGCTGCCGACAACCCCAATCAAGAAATCGTCTGCGTATCTGACATATTTCAACCGTCTGTACTCTTCATCCATTTCCATGACACAAGGCATTTGTTGCATCTGTCGGTAATACCCTTTGATTTTATCAATAAGGTCTTTCCGTACCTTTGTATCGGTTTCGGATTTCAGTTTCTTTTCCAGCTTGTTCTTACGGTCTTTAATCCGACGGTAATCCTTATCCAATCTTCTGCTTGCGCCTTTATTGAAAGATTGGGCGTATACCTCCATGTACTTGTCGAACTTGTCAAGGTAAATATTAGCCAGTATGGGACTAATGATGCCGCCTTGCGGAGTTCCACTGTACGTGTGTCTGTATTTCCAATTTTCAATATACCCAGCGTTCAGAAATTTACGGATGAGCCTTATGAACCTCCCGTCCGCTATGCGTTCTTCGAGTATGCCAATCAGAACGTTATGGTCTATGTTGTCGAAGAAGCCTTTTATGTCCCCCTCTATAAACCATTTTGTTCCGAGAAACGTATCTTGAATTTGGGTTAATGCAGTCTGGCAACTCCTACGTGGTCTGAATCCATGTGAGGTATTTTCAAAACTTCCCTCGTATATGGCTTCCAGTATCATGTGTACCACTTCCTGCACCAACTTGTCTTCAAAAGACGGGATGCCCAACGGGCGTTTCTTTCCGTTCTTCTTAGGGATATAGACCCTTTTGGCTGGGTTGGGTTTGTAACTTTCGTCTCTAAGCTTGGAGATTAGATTTTCTATTCTCTGAATACTCATTTCGTCAACTGTCTTGCCGTCTGTCCCAGCGGTCATATTGCCCTGTTTGGCATAGATTCGCTGGTAGGCGGTATAGAACATCTGTTCATTGAATAGAATACGATACAACCGTTCGAACTTATAGCCCGATACATTGCTGTGTTTCACTAAGTTGTTCAATACATTCTTTGGATTTCTCATAATGTCTCTCACATTTTCCTTTGATTATATTGATTATATAACTGCTTCCCTTCGCCATGTGCAGGGCATTACCCTGCTCGGACTACTACGGAAGCTCCGTTGCCATGCCGAATATTCAAGAACGACTTCTATAGCCTTTCGGCGTTTCGGTTTAGGCAATCCCCATTTAGCGGGTGTAATAACAAGCATGACAGACTGTCGGATGCAACGTTCGTCCGTTAATCTGCTTATTGCAGACGTGTCGCAGTCAGTTCTTTGCCCCATACAACCTAAACACTTGCTGGGGTACATGCGATATGGCGTTGGTAACTGCCTTCCGCCACAGCCCTGGTATGTGCCACTGGATTGTTGTTCAACCAGTTCAGGCTTCATCCTCATGTCCGTCTTTCTGTCTTGCCATTCAGTCGCAGCGTGGCAGTTGGCTGACTTATGGCTTCTCCGACATGCTACACTCCCCCTCGGGTTTCCCTCTGGGATAAGTCGGATGACAGTAGGTCTTATTTTCATAGAACTCTAACCTAATCTATTGCTAAATAGATATTTATTACACTGCCTTATGGGCGCACGTAGGCTCGGCACTCGGCGCCTTGCCGCATTTCTGCGGTAGGTTTCCGAGAGCCTGCCCCCGAACCGTGCTTACATGTCTCCATGTACACGGCTCTCCGTTATAATTCAACTTAGTGTTATACATTGCCATGTATTTTAGCATTACATTCTGGACAGACTGCCAATGTTTTACGGTGCATTTTGAGCATGATGCGTTCCCATTCGTTCTTGCCTGTCAAGTCTTTCAAGGCACGAACATGGTGCATCACCGTTTTGCCATGCGCTCCGCATACCTCGCACTGTTCCGCCTTTAGTCTCTCAACAAGACTTGAGGCTGGCAGAAAATTGGTGTTTGGCATTATGTCGCATTTAGCATCACATTGAGCGTCTTTTCTCTTGAAACCCTCATTATAGAACACACGGCATTTGCATTGCCCTTTTGCATCCGTGTAACTGATTACAAAGTCTTTGTCTTTCGAGTATTTCTTTTTAATCTTCCGTACACTGCTGCTTTGCTTTTTGGCGATGCTTTTGTACATACTGTATTCCATAATATAACCGAACCTTTTGCAAAGAGTAGATACATTGTTCGCTATCGAGTAATAATTGTAGAATCCTCTTATCTCCTTATTGAATTGGGCTACAATATCCTCCGGTTTGCGGTTCATCATATAACTGCGTGCCTTTGGCTTCCAATCCTCCTTGCCATTGGTTTGTATAACCCTCATGGCTTTGTAGTCAATCAACTTGTTCTTGACCACCTCTCTCGGGAGTAGAAGTACAACCTTGCGGTTGAACATTCTTTTGAGCACTCCATTCTTATCTCTCTTGGTGGCTTTGGAGTTGCGTACGGTTATTTCATATCCCAGAAATTTAGCTTTTTCTTGTGCTTGGGTTATAAGCGTTTTCTCTGCCGACAGTTCAAGTTTTAGCTTATCTTTCATGAATTGTGTGATATTCGCTTTGATTTGCCCACATTCTTCATGGCTGCCGACAACCCCAATCAAGAAATCGTCTGCGTATCTGACATATTTCAACCGTCTGTACTCTTCATCCATTTCCATGACACAAGGCATTTGTTGCATCTGTCGGTAATACCCTTTGATTTTATCAATAAGGTCTTTCCGTACCTTTGTATCGGTTTCGGATTTCAGTTTCTTTTCCAGCTTGTTCTTACGGTCTTTAATCCGACGGTAATCCTTATCCAATCTTCTGCTTGCGCCTTTATTGAAAGATTGGGCGTATACCTCCATGTACTTGTCGAACTTGTCAAGGTAAATATTAGCCAGTATGGGACTAATGATGCCGCCTTGCGGAGTTCCACTGTACGTGTGTCTGTATTTCCAATTTTCAATATACCCAGCGTTCAGAAATTTACGGATGAGCCTTATGAACCTCCCGTCCGCTATGCGTTCTTCGAGTATGCCAATCAGAACGTTATGGTCTATGTTGTCGAAGAAGCCTTTTATGTCCCCCTCTATAAACCATTTTGTTCCGAGAAACGTATCTTGAATTTGGGTTAATGCAGTCTGGCAACTCCTACGTGGTCTGAATCCATGTGAGGTATTTTCAAAACTTCCCTCGTATATGGCTTCCAGTATCATGTGTACCACTTCCTGCACCAACTTGTCTTCAAAAGACGGGATGCCCAACGGGCGTTTCTTTCCGTTCTTCTTAGGGATATAGACCCTTTTGGCTGGGTTGGGTTTGTAACTTTCGTCTCTAAGCTTGGAGATTAGATTTTCTATTCTCTGAATACTCATTTCGTCAACTGTCTTGCCGTCTGTCCCAGCGGTCATATTGCCCTGTTTGGCATAGATTCGCTGGTAGGCGGTATAGAACATCTGTTCATTGAATAGAATACGATACAACCGTTCGAACTTATAGCCCGATACATTGCTGTGTTTCACTAAGTTGTTCAATACATTCTTTGGATTTCTCATAATGTCTCTCACATTTTCCTTTGATTATATTGATTATATAACTGCTTCCCTTCGCCATGTGCAGGGCATTACCCTGCTCGGACTACTACGGAAGCTCCGTTGCCATGCCGAATATTCAAGAACGACTTCTATAGCCTTTCGGCGTTTCGGTTTAGGCAATCCCCATTTAGCGGGTGTAATAACAAGCATGACAGACTGTCGGATGCAACGTTCGTCCGTTAATCTGCTTATTGCAGACGTGTCGCAGTCAGTTCTTTGCCCCATACAACCTAAACACTTGCTGGGGTACATGCGATATGGCGTTGGTAACTGCCTTCCGCCACAGCCCTGGTATGTGCCACTGGATTGTTGTTCAACCAGTTCAGGCTTCATCCTCATGTCCGTCTTTCTGTCTTGCCATTCAGTCGCAGCGTGGCAGTTGGCTGACTTATGGCTTCTCCGACATGCTACACTCCCCCTCGGGTTTCCCTCTGGGATAAGTCGGATGACAGTAGGTCTTATTTTCATAGAACTCTAACCTAATCTATTGCTAAATAGATATTTATTACACTGCCTTATGGGCGCACGTAGGCTCGGCACTCGGCGCCTTGCCGCATTTCTGCGGTAGGTTTCCGAGAGCCTGCCCCCGAACCGTGCTTACATGTCTCCATGTACACGGCTCTCCGTTATAATTCAACTTAGTGTTATACATTGCCATGTATTTTAGCATTACATTCTGGACAGACTGCCAATGTTTTACGGTGCATTTTGAGCATGATGCGTTCCCATTCGTTCTTGCCTGTCAAGTCTTTCAAGGCACGAACATGGTGCATCACCGTTTTGCCATGCGCTCCGCATACCTCGCACTGTTCCGCCTTTAGTCTCTCAACAAGACTTGAGGCTGGCAGAAAATTGGTGTTTGGCATTATGTCGCATTTAGCATCACATTGAGCGTCTTTTCTCTTGAAACCCTCATTATAGAACACACGGCATTTGCATTGCCCTTTTGCATCCGTGTAACTGATTACAAAGTCTTTGTCTTTCGAGTATTTCTTTTTAATCTTCCGTACACTGCTGCTTTGCTTTTTGGCGATGCTTTTGTACATACTGTATTCCATAATATAACCGAACCTTTTGCAAAGAGTAGATACATTGTTCGCTATCGAGTAATAATTGTAGAATCCTCTTATCTCCTTATTGAATTGGGCTACAATATCCTCCGGTTTGCGGTTCATCATATAACTGCGTGCCTTTGGCTTCCAATCCTCCTTGCCATTGGTTT from Phocaeicola dorei encodes the following:
- a CDS encoding reverse transcriptase domain-containing protein, giving the protein MRNPKNVLNNLVKHSNVSGYKFERLYRILFNEQMFYTAYQRIYAKQGNMTAGTDGKTVDEMSIQRIENLISKLRDESYKPNPAKRVYIPKKNGKKRPLGIPSFEDKLVQEVVHMILEAIYEGSFENTSHGFRPRRSCQTALTQIQDTFLGTKWFIEGDIKGFFDNIDHNVLIGILEERIADGRFIRLIRKFLNAGYIENWKYRHTYSGTPQGGIISPILANIYLDKFDKYMEVYAQSFNKGASRRLDKDYRRIKDRKNKLEKKLKSETDTKVRKDLIDKIKGYYRQMQQMPCVMEMDEEYRRLKYVRYADDFLIGVVGSHEECGQIKANITQFMKDKLKLELSAEKTLITQAQEKAKFLGYEITVRNSKATKRDKNGVLKRMFNRKVVLLLPREVVKNKLIDYKAMRVIQTNGKEDWKPKARSYMMNRKPEDIVAQFNKEIRGFYNYYSIANNVSTLCKRFGYIMEYSMYKSIAKKQSSSVRKIKKKYSKDKDFVISYTDAKGQCKCRVFYNEGFKRKDAQCDAKCDIMPNTNFLPASSLVERLKAEQCEVCGAHGKTVMHHVRALKDLTGKNEWERIMLKMHRKTLAVCPECNAKIHGNV
- a CDS encoding reverse transcriptase domain-containing protein, giving the protein MRNPKNVLNNLVKHSNVSGYKFERLYRILFNEQMFYTAYQRIYAKQGNMTAGTDGKTVDEMSIQRIENLISKLRDESYKPNPAKRVYIPKKNGKKRPLGIPSFEDKLVQEVVHMILEAIYEGSFENTSHGFRPRRSCQTALTQIQDTFLGTKWFIEGDIKGFFDNIDHNVLIGILEERIADGRFIRLIRKFLNAGYIENWKYRHTYSGTPQGGIISPILANIYLDKFDKYMEVYAQSFNKGASRRLDKDYRRIKDRKNKLEKKLKSETDTKVRKDLIDKIKGYYRQMQQMPCVMEMDEEYRRLKYVRYADDFLIGVVGSHEECGQIKANITQFMKDKLKLELSAEKTLITQAQEKAKFLGYEITVRNSKATKRDKNGVLKRMFNRKVVLLLPREVVKNKLIDYKAMRVIQTNGKEDWKPKARSYMMNRKPEDIVAQFNKEIRGFYNYYSIANNVSTLCKRFGYIMEYSMYKSIAKKQSSSVRKIKKKYSKDKDFVISYTDAKGQCKCRVFYNEGFKRKDAQCDAKCDIMPNTNFLPASSLVERLKAEQCEVCGAHGKTVMHHVRALKDLTGKNEWERIMLKMHRKTLAVCPECNAKIHGNV